A DNA window from Salvelinus alpinus chromosome 39, SLU_Salpinus.1, whole genome shotgun sequence contains the following coding sequences:
- the LOC139566722 gene encoding uncharacterized protein: MANSNCLVFHTQIASIMEVLANAAVAEICKLVDDDYAVFRLEITQSQKENRALRRKLLEVKVARERAERTLRERVLASRPSSVKILDRYRGMARGEGHLTGGHRSFVKPAGRNTWRDDQPITVGEGSGTSTQHVIVIESAEAAGPGGSSVVKQERTEGEEDPQHSRDIETGAAAILVPPAATDHLSTAAPQPRTRCSMVEVSGTPNAALKSEMDTETLVVTQRLLHTGPAPERLGLGRLGCPLAPGSEYLLYSNPRLRTVHSHRDSDDTLETGNDPSCSYSTEVDRGNMPLDLETQTDLSRADWNPYSSSVYSEGCLDKKGEVIVVDEVTVKVEGDAPLAWNVGETHLGEGHSHGRDFLDYRGSLKTNLNVPTHSPLHAFRDRDPVSTSMAPSDSHGRVFFDQVLNSNDRARAETRGGGATSGNSKEKQFLCMFCNKGFSCPQKVEIHQRVHTGVKPFSCTQCHMHFALAGNLKRHQMVHTGEKPFRCPQCEKRFSQAGDLKRHQRVHTGEKPFSCTQCHMRFALAGNLKMHLKVHTGEKPFACTHCEKRFSERSYLSIHQQKKHSTQ, translated from the exons atggctaactCTAACTGtttggtttttcacactcaaatagcctccatcatggaggtgctagcgaatgcagccgtggcagagatctgtaaactcgtagacgacgactatgcagtgtttcgtttagaaataactcaaagccagaaagaaaacagggcaTTACGGAGGAAACTACTGGAAGTTAAGGTGGCACGGGAGCGCGCAGAGAGGACCTTGCGAGAGCGCGTCCTTGCCAGTCGTCCCAGTAGTGTCAAGATCCTCGACCGATACAGAGGAATGGCGAGAG gtgaaggacatctcactggaggccacaggagctttgtgaagccagcgggacgcaatacatggagagatgaccaaccaatcactgttgGTGAGGGGAGTGGGACCTCAACCCAGCACGTTATCGTGATAGAG TCTgcagaggctgcaggtcctggAGGATCATCTGTGGTCAAACAGGAGAggactgaaggagaggaggacccacAACACAGCAGAGACATCGAGACTGGAGCAGCGGCTATACTAGTGCCCCCTGCAGCCACGGATCACCTATCCACTGCCGCGCCCCAGCCCAGGACGCGATGCAGCATGGTGGAGGTCAGTGGAACTCCGAACGCCGCCCTCAAGTCAGAGATGGACACAGAGACTTTAGTTGTAACACAGAGGCTTTTACACACAGGCCCAGCCCCagagagactggggctggggagaCTGGGCTGTCCACTTGCTCCCGGATCAGAGTATTTACTTTACAGTAATCCGAGACTGAGGACTGTTCATTCCCATCGGGACTCAGATGACACGTTAGAGACTGGCAATGATCCGTCTTGTTCTTACTCTACAGAGGTGGACCGTGGCAACATGCCCTTGGATTTGGAGacacagactgatctgtctaGAGCGGACTGGAACCCCtacagtagtagtgtatactctgaagggtgcctagATAAGAAAGGGGAGGTTATAGTGGTAGATGAAGTGACTGTGAAAGTGGAGGGCGACGCTCCTCTGGCATGGAATGTAGGCGAGACTCACTTAGGAGAAGGACACTCACATGGCAGAGATTTCTTAGATTACAGGGGAAGCTTAAAGACAAATCTAAATGTCCCGACTCACTCCCCTTTACATGCGTTCAGAGATCGCGACCCAGTGTCCACATCAATGGCACCTTCCGATTCGCATGGCCGCGTCTTTTTcgatcaggtattgaactcaaaCGACAGGGCTAGAGCTGAGACTCGGGGAGGGGGAGCAACATCAGGCAATAGTAAAGAGAAACagttcctctgcatgttctgtaacaaaggcttcagctgccctcagaaggtggagatccaccagagggtccacacaggtgTGAAACCCTTCAGttgtacccagtgtcacatgcaCTTTGCCCTGGCTGGCAACCTGAAGAGACACCAGatggtccacacaggggagaaacccttcagatgcccccagtgtgagaagaggttctcccaggctggtgacctgaagagacatcagagggtccacacaggggagaaacccttcagctgtacccagtgtcacatgcgATTCGCCCTGGCTGGCAAcctgaagatgcacctgaaggtccacacgggagaAAAACCGTTTGCCTGTACACACTGCGAGAAGAGGTTCTCCGAGAGGAGCTACCTCAgtatacaccagcagaaaaaacATTCCACTCAATAA